The proteins below come from a single Pedobacter aquae genomic window:
- a CDS encoding calcineurin-like phosphoesterase C-terminal domain-containing protein codes for MNRRFFIKSTSLIAGSAFISLNSHGFLSKADKTISGSVKTNGKALADVVISDGFSVVKTDKNGLYKLKAHDKATHVFMSTPAGYEFETQNSISKQYENLNTTNSFDFNLTKLKQDDQEHYFVIWADPQVKNKADVKQMLEESVPDVQELVKNLGDKALVHGIGVGDLVWDELELFKDYAEAVKQMGIPFFQALGNHDMDYRQGGDETSDKTFKQNFGPTYYSFNRGQVHYVVLDDVRYLGEERKYDGYITEEQLSWLKKDLAFVPKEHLIVIGLHIPVHNAVKNNTALYEILKGRQVHIMSGHTHYNDNYISDNVYEHVHGTVCGAWWTGPICGDGAPRGYGVYHVKGNQIDWYYKSMRKPKTHQISLHIEELTAQKRLLANVWNWDPQWKIEWWADDKYMGLLEQTKGFDPLSVKLYKGDQLPKPRSFAEPRRTEHLFMAHVNPEVKIIKVQATDRFGNKYEEKTVI; via the coding sequence ATGAACAGAAGATTTTTTATCAAAAGCACCAGTCTAATAGCCGGTAGCGCTTTTATAAGTTTAAATAGCCATGGTTTTTTAAGTAAAGCTGATAAAACCATCAGCGGAAGCGTAAAAACAAATGGTAAAGCTTTGGCAGATGTGGTTATTTCTGATGGTTTTAGTGTAGTGAAAACCGATAAAAATGGTTTGTATAAACTAAAAGCTCATGATAAAGCTACCCATGTTTTTATGAGTACCCCAGCTGGGTACGAGTTTGAAACTCAAAACAGTATCTCAAAACAATATGAAAATTTAAATACCACAAACAGTTTTGATTTTAACTTAACCAAACTTAAACAGGACGATCAAGAGCATTATTTCGTTATATGGGCAGACCCACAGGTAAAAAACAAGGCCGATGTAAAGCAGATGTTGGAAGAATCTGTGCCTGATGTACAGGAATTGGTTAAAAATTTAGGCGATAAAGCTTTGGTACATGGCATAGGTGTTGGAGATTTAGTTTGGGATGAACTTGAGCTATTTAAAGACTATGCTGAAGCGGTTAAACAAATGGGCATACCATTTTTCCAAGCTTTAGGTAATCATGATATGGATTATCGCCAAGGCGGAGATGAAACTTCTGATAAAACCTTTAAGCAAAATTTCGGGCCAACCTATTATTCTTTTAACAGGGGGCAGGTACATTATGTTGTTTTAGATGATGTTCGGTACCTAGGCGAAGAAAGAAAATACGATGGCTACATCACAGAAGAACAGTTGTCTTGGTTAAAGAAAGATTTAGCTTTTGTTCCTAAAGAGCATTTAATCGTTATAGGCCTACATATTCCTGTACATAATGCGGTAAAGAATAACACCGCTTTGTATGAAATTCTAAAAGGCAGACAAGTGCATATCATGTCTGGCCATACGCATTACAATGATAATTACATCTCAGATAATGTTTATGAACATGTACATGGGACCGTTTGTGGCGCTTGGTGGACGGGCCCAATCTGTGGCGATGGTGCTCCTCGTGGTTATGGCGTTTATCATGTAAAAGGCAACCAGATAGATTGGTATTATAAATCTATGCGGAAACCTAAAACGCATCAAATAAGTTTGCATATAGAAGAATTAACAGCGCAAAAAAGGCTTTTGGCCAATGTTTGGAATTGGGACCCGCAATGGAAAATAGAATGGTGGGCTGATGATAAATACATGGGCTTATTAGAGCAAACCAAAGGTTTTGATCCTTTAAGCGTAAAATTATACAAAGGCGATCAATTACCTAAACCACGCTCTTTTGCAGAGCCAAGAAGAACAGAACATTTGTTTATGGCTCATGTCAACCCTGAAGTGAAAATTATCAAAGTACAAGCAACCGATAGGTTTGGCAATAAATATGAAGAGAAAACTGTAATTTAA
- a CDS encoding Gfo/Idh/MocA family protein yields the protein MENESNHQSRRNFIKSGAIAAAAFTIVPRHVLGKGFLAPSDKLYIAGVGVGGKGYSDLKSFHNSGKAVINFLCDVDDRRALKARQDYPTAKYYKDWRELFDKESKNFDAVCVSTPDHNHAITTLAAMQLGKHVYVQKPLTHDIYEARVLLDAAKKYKVVTQMGNQGASDDGVRQMQEWFDADVIGKVHTVYCWTNRPVWPQGIPWPSQAAEIPKELDWDLWLGTAPQKNYVDKLVPFNWRGWWDYGTGALGDMGCHLMEGPFTVLGLNAATSVEASVGSVYVDEFKRGYFPDSCPPSSHVILNFPATAKNKSAIKLHWMDGGIQPERPEELGPNEVFGDGGNGMLFIGTKGKMMAGTYNQNPRLLPTSKTQEVKVKQKYDRVTGSTNGHYAQWVEACLAGYGNKELSSPFEKAVPLTEALLMANLAIRSYDIKTQKDGKDIFPGRNIKLLWDNTQMRVTNFEEANQFVKRNYRAGWTLGV from the coding sequence ATGGAGAACGAAAGTAATCATCAAAGTAGAAGAAACTTCATCAAATCTGGCGCTATTGCAGCGGCAGCTTTTACTATTGTACCCAGACATGTTTTGGGTAAAGGCTTTTTAGCCCCTAGCGATAAACTTTATATTGCAGGAGTTGGGGTTGGCGGTAAAGGTTATAGCGATTTAAAAAGCTTCCATAACTCAGGCAAAGCCGTTATTAATTTTTTATGTGATGTTGATGATAGAAGAGCATTAAAAGCAAGACAAGATTATCCAACAGCAAAATATTACAAAGATTGGCGAGAGCTTTTTGATAAAGAATCAAAAAACTTTGATGCCGTTTGCGTTTCAACACCAGACCATAACCACGCTATCACCACTTTAGCAGCCATGCAATTGGGTAAGCATGTTTATGTGCAGAAACCGCTTACGCATGATATTTATGAAGCTCGTGTCTTATTAGATGCCGCTAAAAAGTATAAAGTAGTTACCCAAATGGGTAATCAAGGCGCTTCAGATGATGGTGTAAGGCAAATGCAAGAATGGTTTGATGCTGATGTTATTGGTAAAGTACATACCGTTTACTGCTGGACAAACCGCCCTGTATGGCCACAAGGTATTCCGTGGCCATCACAAGCTGCAGAAATTCCAAAAGAGCTAGATTGGGATTTATGGTTAGGCACTGCACCTCAGAAAAATTATGTAGATAAATTAGTGCCTTTTAACTGGCGAGGCTGGTGGGATTACGGTACTGGAGCACTAGGCGATATGGGTTGCCATCTAATGGAAGGTCCGTTCACAGTTTTAGGCTTAAATGCAGCAACTTCTGTTGAAGCTAGTGTGGGTTCTGTTTATGTTGATGAGTTTAAACGAGGTTATTTCCCAGATTCTTGCCCCCCTTCTAGTCATGTTATCTTGAACTTCCCGGCAACGGCAAAAAACAAATCGGCTATTAAATTACATTGGATGGATGGCGGTATACAGCCAGAACGCCCAGAAGAATTAGGTCCAAATGAAGTATTTGGCGATGGTGGTAACGGGATGTTATTTATAGGTACTAAAGGCAAAATGATGGCAGGTACTTATAACCAAAACCCTCGTTTATTACCTACTAGCAAAACTCAGGAAGTAAAAGTTAAACAAAAATACGACAGAGTTACCGGCAGCACCAATGGTCATTATGCACAATGGGTAGAAGCTTGCCTAGCAGGTTATGGTAACAAAGAACTGAGCTCGCCATTTGAAAAAGCGGTTCCTTTAACAGAAGCGCTTTTAATGGCCAATTTAGCTATCAGGTCTTATGATATCAAAACGCAAAAAGATGGTAAAGACATTTTCCCAGGCAGAAACATCAAATTACTTTGGGATAATACGCAAATGCGGGTAACCAATTTTGAGGAAGCTAATCAATTTGTAAAAAGAAATTACAGAGCCGGCTGGACGCTAGGTGTTTAA
- a CDS encoding c-type cytochrome encodes MKINKVLSLSILAVSLWACGGGSQQSAESTNSEATAVAESATTPAAEEPKGKQLIAQSDCLGCHKEQQKLVGPSYADVAAKYEATPENIAMLAGKIINGGQGNWGEVPMSAHPQVSQADAEEMVKYILTIKK; translated from the coding sequence ATGAAAATCAATAAAGTATTAAGTTTAAGTATTCTGGCTGTTAGTTTATGGGCTTGTGGCGGTGGTAGTCAGCAAAGTGCAGAAAGTACAAATTCAGAAGCTACGGCAGTAGCAGAAAGCGCAACAACACCAGCGGCAGAAGAACCAAAGGGCAAGCAATTAATTGCACAATCAGACTGTTTGGGCTGCCATAAAGAACAGCAAAAATTAGTTGGTCCATCTTATGCAGATGTAGCTGCAAAATATGAAGCTACACCAGAAAATATTGCCATGCTTGCTGGTAAAATTATCAATGGCGGACAAGGAAATTGGGGAGAAGTTCCAATGTCTGCTCATCCACAAGTTAGTCAGGCTGATGCCGAGGAAATGGTCAAATATATCTTAACAATTAAGAAATAA
- a CDS encoding sugar phosphate isomerase/epimerase family protein — MKTIKGPALFIAQFIGDQAPFNSLDSICKWAKDLGFKGLQLPTNDSRFLDLKLAAESKTYADEIKGKVNAAGLEITELSTHLQGQLVAVHPVYNDLFDAFAPTELHKNPKARTAWAVQQLKYAAQASKNLGLNAHVTFSGALLWPFVYPWPQRPAGLVDTGFDELAKRWKPILDVFDENGVDLCYELHPGEDLHDGVTFEMFLDKVNHHKRANILYDPSHFVLQCLDYLAFIDIYHERIKMMHVKDAEFNPTGRQGVYGGYQNWIDRAGRFRSLGDGQVNFKSVFSKLAQYNYDGWAVLEWECAIKHPEDGAKEGAKFIADHIIRVTEKAFDDFAASGGDANFNNQVLGI, encoded by the coding sequence ATGAAAACAATAAAAGGACCAGCATTATTTATAGCGCAATTTATAGGAGACCAAGCGCCTTTTAATAGTTTAGATAGTATTTGCAAATGGGCAAAAGACTTGGGTTTTAAAGGCTTGCAATTACCCACAAATGATAGCAGGTTTTTAGACTTGAAACTAGCAGCAGAAAGTAAAACTTATGCCGATGAAATCAAAGGAAAAGTAAATGCAGCAGGTTTAGAAATTACCGAACTTTCTACGCACCTTCAAGGGCAATTAGTAGCAGTTCATCCTGTTTATAACGATTTATTTGACGCCTTTGCACCAACAGAATTACACAAAAATCCAAAAGCTAGAACTGCTTGGGCAGTACAACAACTTAAGTATGCCGCACAAGCATCAAAAAATTTGGGTTTAAATGCTCATGTTACTTTTAGTGGTGCTTTGTTATGGCCTTTTGTTTACCCATGGCCACAACGCCCAGCAGGTTTGGTTGATACAGGTTTTGATGAGTTAGCAAAACGCTGGAAACCTATTTTAGACGTTTTTGATGAAAATGGCGTAGACCTTTGTTATGAACTTCATCCTGGTGAGGATTTACACGATGGCGTAACTTTTGAAATGTTTTTAGATAAAGTAAATCATCATAAAAGAGCCAATATTTTATATGATCCATCGCATTTTGTATTGCAGTGTTTAGATTATTTAGCTTTTATCGATATTTACCATGAGCGTATAAAAATGATGCATGTTAAAGATGCAGAGTTTAACCCAACGGGCAGACAGGGTGTTTATGGTGGTTATCAAAACTGGATAGACAGGGCCGGACGTTTCCGCTCTTTGGGCGATGGACAGGTGAATTTTAAATCGGTATTTAGCAAATTGGCACAATACAATTACGATGGTTGGGCCGTTTTAGAATGGGAATGCGCTATCAAGCATCCAGAAGATGGAGCTAAGGAAGGGGCGAAATTTATTGCAGACCATATCATCAGGGTTACAGAAAAAGCTTTTGATGATTTTGCTGCTTCTGGTGGCGATGCAAATTTTAATAATCAAGTTTTAGGCATATAA
- a CDS encoding GMC oxidoreductase has translation MSEQSYDAIVIGSGISGGWAAKELTEKGLKTLVLERGRNIEHVKDYENATKAPWEFEHRGRRTQEMIDNYPVLKRDYALSEKNLSFWVNEKDAPYTEVKRFDWYRGYHVGGRSLMWGRQSYRWSDLDFEANAKEGIAVDWPVRYNEIAPWYSYAEKFAGISGSKENLAHLPDGEFLPPMALNCVEKDVAARIKKQYQDQRHMFIGRVAHVTAPVKGRSNCQFRNKCSLGCPFGAYFSTQSSTLPAAMATGNLTLRPHAIVTKILYDKDTQKATGVEIIDAETNKTYEYKAKVIFLCASTLNSAWVLMNSATDVWEGGLGSSSGELGHNLMDHHFRLGASGIAEGYDDKYYYGRRPNGIYVPRFRNMNGEKRDYLRGFGYQGAAGRQGWNREIAELSIGAELKEALLQPGQWTMGMTAFGEILPYHENKVTLDKTVKDKWGLPVLAIDAEIKENEIKMRKDMMDDAQEMLEKAGLKDVKAHDNGYGFGQGIHEMGTARMGKDPKTSVVNKYNQVWDAKNVYVTDGSFMTSGSCVNPSLTYMAFTARAVDHAVSELKKMNL, from the coding sequence ATGTCAGAACAAAGCTATGATGCCATAGTTATAGGTTCCGGTATCTCCGGAGGCTGGGCAGCTAAAGAACTTACAGAAAAAGGTTTGAAAACTCTTGTACTAGAAAGAGGCAGAAACATAGAGCATGTAAAAGACTATGAAAATGCCACTAAAGCTCCTTGGGAGTTTGAGCACAGAGGTAGAAGAACGCAAGAGATGATAGATAACTATCCTGTTCTTAAAAGAGATTATGCGCTATCAGAAAAAAACCTGAGTTTTTGGGTAAACGAAAAAGATGCTCCCTACACAGAAGTGAAACGCTTTGATTGGTACCGTGGCTACCATGTTGGTGGAAGGTCTTTAATGTGGGGAAGACAATCATACCGCTGGAGTGATTTAGATTTTGAAGCCAATGCTAAAGAAGGCATCGCTGTAGACTGGCCAGTTCGTTACAATGAAATTGCACCTTGGTATAGCTATGCGGAAAAATTTGCTGGTATAAGTGGGTCAAAAGAAAATTTAGCTCACTTGCCTGATGGCGAGTTTTTACCTCCAATGGCATTAAATTGTGTAGAGAAAGATGTAGCAGCTCGTATCAAAAAACAATATCAAGACCAAAGACACATGTTTATTGGTCGTGTTGCCCATGTTACTGCTCCTGTTAAAGGTCGTAGCAATTGCCAGTTCAGAAATAAATGCTCATTAGGTTGTCCTTTTGGAGCTTATTTCAGTACACAGTCTTCTACTTTGCCAGCAGCTATGGCAACTGGTAATCTTACACTTCGCCCGCATGCTATTGTCACTAAAATTCTTTATGATAAAGACACCCAAAAAGCCACAGGTGTAGAAATTATAGATGCAGAAACTAACAAAACTTATGAATATAAAGCCAAAGTGATTTTCCTTTGCGCATCAACCTTAAACTCTGCTTGGGTATTAATGAACTCTGCAACCGATGTTTGGGAAGGCGGTTTAGGAAGTAGCAGTGGCGAGCTTGGTCATAACCTGATGGATCATCACTTCAGATTAGGTGCTTCTGGTATTGCAGAGGGCTATGATGATAAATATTATTACGGAAGAAGACCCAACGGTATTTATGTGCCTCGTTTTAGAAACATGAATGGCGAGAAAAGAGATTACCTACGTGGCTTTGGCTATCAAGGTGCGGCGGGCAGACAAGGCTGGAACCGTGAAATTGCAGAACTAAGTATAGGTGCCGAGTTAAAAGAGGCTTTATTACAACCTGGTCAATGGACCATGGGGATGACAGCCTTTGGTGAGATTTTACCTTATCATGAAAATAAAGTTACCCTTGATAAAACTGTGAAAGATAAATGGGGCTTACCAGTTTTAGCTATTGATGCTGAAATAAAAGAGAATGAGATTAAAATGCGTAAAGATATGATGGATGACGCTCAAGAAATGCTTGAAAAAGCAGGTCTTAAAGATGTTAAAGCGCATGATAATGGTTACGGTTTTGGCCAAGGTATTCATGAAATGGGTACAGCCCGTATGGGTAAAGACCCTAAAACCTCTGTGGTAAATAAATACAATCAAGTTTGGGATGCCAAAAATGTTTACGTAACAGATGGTTCTTTCATGACATCAGGAAGTTGCGTAAATCCATCTTTAACCTATATGGCTTTTACTGCCAGAGCGGTAGACCACGCTGTTTCTGAACTTAAAAAGATGAACCTTTAA
- a CDS encoding Gfo/Idh/MocA family protein yields MKQKLRLGMIGGGPDAFIGAVHRIAARIDDCYELVCGAFSSSAEKSAQTGAILGLSPERAYPSYQTLIETEKKLPENVRVEVISIVTPNHLHFEPAKMALENGFHVILDKPITLSLQEALALEKIQQQTGKKLLLTHTYTGYPMVKEARQQVLAGKLGAIRKIYVEYPQGWLSTAVENKQADWRTDPSKSGIAGAMGDIGTHAFNLAEYVSGLSVTKLCADINTVIEGRRLDDDGAVLLKFNNGASGVLMATQIAAGEENNVKIRVYGEKGGLEWQQVDANSLVIKWLDAPAQTYRTGGAYVSSFASHNTRTPAGHPEGYLEAFANLYRNFALTVLAEMNQQQPAKEALDYPGVTEGVRGMTFIEKVIESGKSSQKWINF; encoded by the coding sequence ATGAAACAAAAATTAAGATTAGGCATGATAGGTGGTGGTCCCGATGCTTTTATTGGGGCAGTACACCGTATAGCAGCAAGAATAGACGATTGTTATGAATTGGTTTGTGGGGCTTTTAGTAGCTCGGCAGAGAAATCTGCACAAACGGGAGCTATATTAGGCTTATCGCCAGAGAGAGCTTATCCATCTTACCAAACACTCATAGAAACAGAAAAAAAATTACCAGAAAACGTAAGAGTAGAAGTTATCAGTATTGTAACACCAAACCATTTACATTTCGAGCCAGCTAAAATGGCTTTAGAAAATGGTTTCCATGTTATTTTAGATAAACCTATCACACTATCTCTTCAAGAAGCATTAGCGTTAGAAAAAATACAGCAGCAAACAGGTAAAAAACTGTTGTTAACCCATACTTACACAGGTTATCCTATGGTGAAGGAAGCCCGTCAGCAAGTTTTGGCAGGTAAGCTAGGAGCCATAAGAAAAATCTATGTAGAATATCCGCAAGGTTGGTTAAGTACAGCGGTAGAAAATAAGCAAGCCGATTGGCGTACAGACCCATCTAAAAGTGGTATTGCTGGTGCCATGGGCGATATTGGGACCCATGCTTTTAACCTTGCCGAGTATGTAAGCGGTTTAAGTGTTACCAAGCTTTGTGCTGATATTAATACCGTAATTGAGGGCAGAAGGTTAGATGATGACGGCGCCGTTCTACTTAAATTTAATAATGGGGCAAGCGGGGTTTTAATGGCTACACAAATAGCTGCTGGAGAAGAAAATAACGTTAAAATAAGAGTCTACGGTGAAAAAGGAGGTTTAGAATGGCAACAAGTGGATGCTAACTCTTTAGTTATAAAATGGTTAGATGCGCCAGCTCAAACCTACAGAACTGGCGGTGCTTATGTAAGTTCTTTTGCTTCGCATAATACACGCACACCAGCAGGGCATCCCGAAGGTTATTTAGAAGCTTTTGCTAACTTGTACAGAAATTTTGCTTTAACTGTTTTAGCAGAAATGAACCAGCAGCAGCCAGCAAAAGAAGCACTTGATTATCCGGGTGTAACAGAAGGTGTAAGAGGGATGACATTTATAGAAAAGGTAATCGAGTCTGGAAAATCATCCCAGAAATGGATAAATTTTTAA
- a CDS encoding 3-keto-disaccharide hydrolase, with product MRSILTFMLVLLVTLSCKSQKVKANKGWENLLANGTQDWHTYGKAETGAAWTVEDGVLHFKPVADKAQRGDLATDKDYANFHLKLEWKVAKNANSGIMFNVLEDAKKYPQPYLTGPEMQVLDNDGHPDAKIFKHRAGDLYDLIPCSKETVKPAGEWNKAEIISNNGKLEFYLNGVKVVSTTMWDDAWNKMVAASKFKSMPDFGKFKSGKIVLQDHGDEVWFKNIMIKAL from the coding sequence ATGAGAAGTATTTTAACCTTCATGTTAGTGTTATTGGTAACGCTATCATGCAAATCGCAAAAAGTGAAAGCCAATAAAGGCTGGGAAAACTTATTAGCAAACGGAACTCAAGATTGGCATACTTACGGCAAAGCAGAAACAGGTGCCGCTTGGACAGTAGAAGATGGAGTTCTTCATTTCAAACCGGTTGCAGATAAAGCTCAACGTGGAGATTTAGCTACCGATAAAGATTATGCAAATTTTCATTTAAAACTAGAGTGGAAAGTGGCAAAAAATGCCAATAGCGGTATCATGTTTAATGTATTGGAGGATGCTAAGAAATATCCACAACCTTACTTAACTGGTCCAGAAATGCAAGTTTTAGATAATGATGGGCATCCAGATGCTAAAATATTTAAACACAGAGCAGGCGATTTATACGATTTAATTCCTTGCAGCAAAGAAACAGTAAAACCAGCTGGCGAGTGGAATAAAGCCGAAATTATAAGCAATAATGGCAAGTTAGAATTTTATTTAAATGGTGTTAAAGTTGTTTCTACCACCATGTGGGATGATGCTTGGAATAAAATGGTAGCTGCTAGTAAGTTTAAATCTATGCCTGATTTTGGTAAATTTAAATCAGGAAAAATTGTATTACAAGACCATGGCGATGAAGTTTGGTTTAAAAACATCATGATTAAAGCACTTTAA
- a CDS encoding gluconate 2-dehydrogenase subunit 3 family protein: MNRREAISSVALLLGGTVLGAEIFTLTGCTSSPKQINDLFNSNDVLLLDEIAETIIPETDTPGAKATKAGEFMALMVKDCYDKEHQKVFLDGLKNVDDEAKKQYKADFLSLDKDQKKALLTHLDKQQKAYQETKEKEAPPHYFRMMKELTLLGYFTSEIGGSQALTYVEVPGRYDACIPYKKGDPVFLTP, translated from the coding sequence ATGAATAGAAGAGAAGCCATATCATCAGTAGCCCTATTATTAGGAGGTACTGTTTTAGGGGCAGAAATTTTCACTTTAACAGGTTGTACTTCATCGCCAAAGCAAATAAATGATTTGTTTAATAGCAATGATGTTTTACTTTTAGATGAAATTGCAGAAACCATTATTCCAGAAACCGATACACCAGGTGCAAAAGCTACCAAAGCAGGTGAGTTTATGGCCCTAATGGTGAAAGATTGTTATGATAAAGAACATCAAAAAGTGTTCCTTGACGGATTGAAAAACGTTGATGATGAAGCTAAAAAACAATATAAAGCAGATTTCCTTTCTTTAGATAAAGACCAGAAAAAAGCTTTATTAACCCATTTAGATAAACAACAAAAAGCGTATCAAGAAACTAAAGAAAAAGAAGCGCCGCCACACTATTTTAGAATGATGAAAGAGTTAACTTTATTAGGTTATTTTACATCAGAAATAGGCGGTAGTCAAGCTTTAACTTATGTAGAAGTACCAGGCAGATATGACGCTTGTATCCCTTATAAAAAAGGAGATCCTGTTTTTCTAACACCATAA
- a CDS encoding GDSL-type esterase/lipase family protein: MKKLLCFSLVLFFFASHSNAQVVKWDSTYRPNNFELKVEQFKSYPNAKTDIVFLGNSITAGADWVELLGNPNIKNRGISGDISYGVLERLGEVTEGKPAKVFLLIGINDISRNIPDSLIMNNYHRIVKQIKKESPDTKIYLQTLFPVNNTFTQFKNHYNKDEHIAAVNAGLKKLAAAEKASLIDTHKIFLDADGRMKKEYTHDGLHLKAAGYAVWAKLLKAYL; this comes from the coding sequence ATGAAGAAGTTATTATGCTTTAGCCTTGTGCTATTTTTCTTTGCTAGCCATAGCAATGCACAAGTTGTAAAATGGGATTCTACTTATCGCCCCAATAATTTTGAGCTTAAAGTAGAACAATTTAAAAGTTACCCAAATGCCAAAACAGATATTGTTTTTTTAGGCAATAGCATTACCGCCGGGGCAGATTGGGTAGAACTCTTAGGTAATCCAAATATTAAAAATAGAGGTATCTCTGGAGATATTTCTTATGGCGTTTTAGAAAGGTTAGGGGAAGTAACAGAAGGTAAGCCTGCTAAGGTTTTTTTATTAATAGGTATTAATGATATTTCAAGAAATATTCCTGATAGCTTAATCATGAACAATTATCACCGTATAGTAAAGCAGATTAAAAAAGAATCTCCGGATACAAAAATTTATCTACAAACCTTATTTCCTGTTAATAATACTTTTACACAGTTTAAAAACCATTATAATAAGGATGAACATATTGCAGCGGTTAATGCAGGTTTAAAAAAGCTAGCAGCAGCAGAAAAAGCTAGCCTAATAGATACGCATAAAATATTTCTAGATGCCGATGGCCGCATGAAAAAGGAATATACGCATGACGGTTTACACCTAAAAGCAGCAGGTTATGCAGTTTGGGCAAAACTCTTAAAAGCCTATTTATAG